Proteins encoded in a region of the Zea mays cultivar B73 chromosome 2, Zm-B73-REFERENCE-NAM-5.0, whole genome shotgun sequence genome:
- the LOC100274854 gene encoding uncharacterized protein isoform X1 — protein sequence MGFQTIPVVPDLVVDKSEVETSQVAGSDSIVIERVETNLSKEPFLLVPLENKEEKESLGIICYLENNKVDVPEAFSPRRDILELSISSKSTDDSLSLGCETPRESIFDPFAPGPEEAACAPKKKVTRGAQVPPRRKLNFDSGDYPVKRLSFDCSDSEEEDQYIEVIHKMILDLLILDVPLGGQKETGKNATDLGLHGSCKTPDSKPLLTGIASTCPDAPLRPSLKALKLSPGICRKIDFDFDAVSGSGSLSSSMDKESN from the coding sequence ATGGGGTTTCAGACCATACCAGTCGTACCAGACCTTGTGGTGGATAAGAGTGAGGTTGAAACCTCACAAGTTGCGGGCTCTGATTCAATAGTCATAGAAAGGGTGGAAACAAATCTGAGCAAGGAACCCTTTCTGCTAGTTCCCTTGGAAAATAAGGAAGAGAAAGAGTCCCTTGGTATAATTTGTTATCTTGAAAATAACAAGGTTGATGTTCCTGAGGCCTTCTCTCCAAGGAGAGATATACTTGAATTGTCAATCTCTAGCAAGTCTACTGATGATAGTCTTTCATTGGGTTGTGAGACACCACGTGAAAGCATCTTTGATCCATTTGCTCCAGGACCTGAGGAGGCAGCCTGTGCACCAAAGAAGAAAGTGACTAGAGGTGCTCAAGTTCCACCTCGCAGGAAGCTAAATTTTGATTCAGGTGACTACCCAGTTAAAAGGTTAAGTTTCGATTGCAGTGATTCTGAAGAGGAGGATCAATATATCGAAGTGATTCACAAGATGATCCTGGATCTATTAATTCTAGATGTCCCTCTTGGTGGACAAAAAGAAACTGGAAAGAATGCGACAGATTTGGGCCTACATGGAAGCTGCAAGACACCTGATTCAAAGCCTCTACTTACTGGCATTGCATCCACATGCCCAGATGCACCTTTGAGGCCATCTCTTAAAGCGTTAAAGCTGAGCCCAGGCATTTGTCGAAAGATTGACTTTGACTTCGATGCAGTCAGTGGCTCAGGAAGTCTAAGTTCTTCCATGGATAAAGAAAGTAATTGA